The DNA sequence CTCATCCCCCGCGGCTACCACGGCCCGTGCGTCGCGGCGCCCGGCTACCCGATGTACTACCTGAACGTCCTCGCCGGCCCGAACCCCGAGCGCTCCATGGCGTTCTGCGACGACCCCGCGCACACCTGGATCCGGGACACCTGGGCGAGCCAGGACCTCGACCCCCGCTGCCCCGTCACGACCGCGGAAGGACGGGTGGGATGAGGCTCACCACCGCGCAGGCACTGGTCCGCTGGCTCACCGCGCAGCGCACCGAACTGCCCGACGGCCGCGAGGCACCGCTGTTCCCCGGCGTCTTCGCGATCTTCGGCCACGGCAACGTCCTCGCCCTCGGCAACGCCCTGGAGGAGTCCCGGCGGGCGCTCCCGGTCTGGCGCGGCCACAACGAGCAGGGCATGGCGCTGGCCGCGGTCGGCGTCGCCAAGGCCACCCACCGCCGGCAGGTCGGCGTCGCCACCTCGTCCATCGGGCCGGGCGCGTTGAACATGGTCACCGCCGCCGGCGTCGCCCACGCCAACCGCCTGCCCCTGCTGCTGCTCCCCGGCGACACGTTCACCAGCCGCGCGCCCGACCCCGTGCTGCAGCAGGTCGAGCACTTCGGCGACCCGTCGACCACGGTGAACGACGCGTTCCGCGCGGTCAGCCGCTACTTCGACCGCGTCACGCGCCCGGAGCAGCTGCTCAACACCCTGCCGCAGGCGGCCCGCGTACTCACCGACCCGGCCGACTGCGGCCCGGTCGTGCTGGCCCTGCCGCAGGACGTGCAGGCCGAGTCGTTCGACTTCCCCGACGCCCTGTTCGCCCCGGTCGTCCACCGCCCGCAACGCCCCCGCCCCGACACCCGGGCCCTCGCCGAAGCCACCACCGCCCTGCGCGGTGCGCGCAGACCGCTGCTCGTCCTGGGCGGCGGCGTCCGCTACTCGCGCGCCGCCGGCCGCGCGATCCGCTTCGCCGAGCAGCACGCCGTCCCCGTCACCGAGACGACGGCCGGCCGCACGGAGGTGCCGCACGACCACCCGCTGCACGCCGGCCCGCTGGGCATCACCGGTTCCGCCTCGGCCAACGCCCTGGCCGCGCGGGCCGACGTGGTCCTCGCCGTCGGCACCCGCCTGCAGGACTTCACCACCGCGTCGTGGACGGTCTTCGCGCCGGACGTCCGGATCGTCTCCCTCAACACGGCCCGGTTCGACGCCGTGAAGCACGGCGCCCTGGCGCTGGTCGCCGACGCCGACGAAGGCCTCCGCGAGCTGACCGACGCACTCGGCGACTGGCGGGCCGACGCGGACTGGGCGGCCCGCGCGGCGGAGGAGCGCGGCAAGTGGGACGCGCACGTCGACGGCCTGCGCACCCCCGCGGGCACGCCGACGTACGCGCAGGTCGTGGGCGTGGTGAACGAGGAGTCGACGCCGGAGGACTACGTGCTGACGGCGTCCGGCGGCCTGCCCGGCGAGCTGATCGGCGGTTGGCGGGCGCTCGGCGAGGCGACCATGGACGTCGAGTACGGCTTCTCCTGCATGGGCTACGAGCTGGCGGGCGCGTGGGGCGCGGCGATCGCCCGACCGGACGGCGTGGTCACCTCGCTGCTGGGCGACGGCTCGTACCTGATGTTGAACTCGGAGCTGTTCTCGGCGGCGTTCGCCGGGCACGGTTTCGTGGCGGTCGTGTGCGACAACGACGGTTACGCGGTGATCCACCGCCTCCAGACCGGCAACGGCGGCGCGGGGTTCAACAACCTCTACGACGACGTCCGCACGGCGCACGCCCGTCCGCCGCGCACCGACTTCGCCGCGCACGCCGCCGCGATGGGGTGCGCGACGTTCCCGGTGGACGACCTCGGCGGCCTGCGTGCCGCTTATCGGCGGGCGAGGGAAGTCGCGAAGACCGAGCACCGCCCGGCCGTGGTCGTGATCCGCACTCACCCGTCCGCGTGGACCGAAGCGGGCGCGTGGTGGGAAGTCGGCGTGCCGGACGTGGCGCACCGCCCGGAAATCACCGCCGCCCACGACGACGTGGCCGCCGGTAAAGCGAAACAAATTCGCTACCTTTGACGGTCGAGTTCCGCGAGCCACCGCTCGACGTGGCTCGCGGACTCCAGGTCACCGAACCCGCGGAACACGTCCCGGGCCTCGGCCCAGTACTCGCGCGCCTTGTCCGGCATCCGCGCGCGCTCGTGCACGATCCCGAGGTTCACCAGCACCTTCGCCGCGCCCAACCGGTCACCGAGGGCGCGGAAGGTGGCCAGCGCCCGCAACGACGACGAGCGCGCTTCGGCCAGGTCACCGGTTTGCAGGGCGACGTTGCCCAGGTTGGTGAGCGCCCGCGCGCCACCGCGCTCCTCGCCGAGCGACCGGTAGAGCAGCATGGCGTGCCGGAAGAGGTCCCGAGCACCGTCGAGGTCCCGCCGCCACGCCTGGAGCGTGCCGAGGTGGTTGAGCACGATCGCCTGCCAGTGGGAGTCGCCCAGTTCGCGGAACAACGCCTCGGCGGCGGTGTAGTGGTGCTCGGCCTCGCCGAAGTCGTGCCGGTCGAGCGCGAGGTCGCCCAGGTTGTTCCAGGTCACGGCCACCCCGTGCCGGTTGCCGACGGTCCGGTGGGCGGCCATCGCCCGGTCGCACAGCTCGCGCGCCTCGGTGAAGCGGCGCTGTTCCAGCACCAGCATGGCCAGCCGGTTGAGCAGGGTGCCCTCGTCGGCCGTCCGCTCCCGCCGGCGGGCGGCGGCGACGGCCGCCCGGTAGGTGGACTCCCAGTCGTCCCACCTCTCCTGGGGCGCGAACGTCCGGCCGATCGCCAGGGCCAGGTCGACGGCGCGGTCGTCGTCGGCCAGCTCCACCGCCGCGACGAGGTTCGAGCGCTCCACCTCGATCCACCGCGGGGTGGCCCGGCGGGTGGCGGTCACGTAGTGGTCCAGCAGGCGGTCGAACGCCGCTCGGGGGTCGGGTTCGTCCCGGGCCAGGCACTCCTCGGCGAAGATCCGCAGCAGGTCGTGGAACCGGACCCGGCCCGGACCGACCGGTTCCACCATGTGCGCCCGCTTGAGGCCCGCCAGCAGGCGCTTCGCCCGGCCGACCGGCTCACCGACCAGCGCGGCCGCCGCCTCGGCGCTCGTCCGCGCGCCCGGGTTGAGCGACAGCAGCCGGAACATCCGCCGCTCCGCGCCGCCCAGCCGCTGGTAGGACAGCTCGAACGCGGCGCGCACGGCGTAGTTCCCGGCGTACGCCAGCTCGTCCAGGCGGTTCGTCGCGGTGGCCACCAGGCCGACCAGGTCGGGCACGGACAGGTCGGCGTCCTCGGCCAGCAGCGCCGCCACGATGCCCAGCGCCAGCGGCAGGTGCCCGCACAGCCGGGCCAGCTCGGCCACCGGGCCGTCCAGGACGCGGTCGGGGTTGCGGGTGCGGACGGCGGCCCTGATCAGCTCCTCCGCCTCGGCGGGCGGCAGCACGTCCACCCGGACCTGGTGCGCGCTCAGCTCGCCCAGCACCTCGCGGCTGGTGATCAGCACCCGGTGCGCGCCGCCGCCGGGCAGCAGCGGGCGGACCTGGTCGGCGGACGAGGCGTTGTCCGCGAGCACCAGCACCGGCTCGGCGCGGCCCGCCAGCACGGACCGGTAGAGGTTGGCGCGGGCCGCCGCGTCCGGTGGCACGTGCTCGCCCGGAACGCCCAGCGCGTGCAGGAACACCGACAGCGCCTCGGCGGGCTGGACCGGGTTGGCCGAGTAGCCGCGCAGGTCGATGAACAGCACGCCGCCCGCGAACCGGCTCGCGGCCCGCACGGCGAGCGTCGTCTTGCCGACGCCCGCGACCCCGGCCACCGCCGTGACCAGCACCGGACGCGGGGAGGTCAACGCCTGCGCCAGCGTCGCCAGGTCCCGGGCGCGCCCGGTGAACGCGGGCTCGGACGGCGGCAGCCCGGCCAGCGCGACGGGCGCGTCCGGCCGCAGGTGGAGGTGCCCGATGTGCCCCGCCTGCACCACGGGCCCGCTCACGGCACCGCTGACGTGGTTGCCCACGGCGGCCGGCGGTCCGGCCGCGTCGTCCGTCACCGCCGCGCGGTGGCACCGGCCGCGAAGTCCCCGACCACGCGCGGCAGGGCGGGGCTCACGTCGTGCAGCACGGCGCGCAGCGGAGCGGCGGCCTCGGGGCGTTCCCACAGCATGGTGTGGATCGAACCGCGCCACTCCGTGGTGAACTCGGCCCGCGCCGGCTCCAGCCGCACCCGCGGCACGGCGACCAGCCTGCGGCGCGCCTCGTCCAACCGGGCGCTGACCAGGTCGACGTGGTCGGGCGCGAGGACCGCGGCCACCCGCGTCCGCAGGTCGGGCCACTGCTCGGTGTCCGCGACCGCCGCCAGCGCCCCCGCCGCGGCGCCGGCGAGGAGTCTCAGCGGTTCCTCGCGCATCTCACGCCCTCTCGTCGGTGTCCCGGCGGTAGACCGGGCCGAAGTGCGAGCCCCGCTGGTCGTTGCGGTCGAAGTGCTGGATCACGTCGGCGTTCTGGGTGGACACGCGCGCGTCGCGCCCGGCCTGGATCACGGTCGACCCGCCGGTGGCGACCGCGTGCTGGTTGACCGGGGCGGGGTTGACGACCGGCGACACCGGCTCGGTGACGCCCACGCCCGGTTCGGCCGCCGGGCCCGGCTCGGCGGTGCCGTCGTCCAGCACCAGCGCGTGCACGTCACCGCTGGGCAGCCACATCCACCCGTGGCCGCGGAAGTCCTTCACCCGCACGTCCACGCGGCGGAAGTCCTCCGGCCGCAGCGTGGTGTACCGGGCCGCGACCAGCGACGTGAACAGCGTGTCCGACAGCACCACGACGAGGTCGGAGCCCGGTGACTGCTCCAGCGCCGCGTGCGGCGGCTCGCTGTTGAGCAGCCTGCTGACCAGCACGGCGTCCTGACCGGGGTAGCCGTTGGCGCCCTCGACCGTGGTGCCGAAGTGGATCGCCATCCGCATCCGGAGCTTGGCCTCCGGCACCCGGTAGCGGTTGGTCTTGGCCAGCTCCGCGTCCAGCGCGCGCACGTACCGGTCCACGACGTCGCCCTCCGGCGTCGAGGCGGGCAGCACCGCCCACTCCTCGTCGCCCTTGGCCTGCCGCCGCCAGGACGCCCGGTCCAGGCCGGCCTCCTCGCCCGCCCGGTCCAGGCTGCGCACCAGCAGCTCCTGGAGCTCGCGTTGCAGCAGGTCGTCCGCCGACCCGTAGCTCTTCAGGTCACAACACACCAGCAAGCTGCGCTGGAAGCTCATCGGCCAGGCCTTTCGACGGAGGGTGTTGACGCACTGCGGGCACACGACTGCGCAGAGTCACTGTGGACTACGACATCGGCGCGAATACCGCAGAAGTGCGGTCTCGCGTCAGAAGCCGGCGAATTTGCGCAGCCCGGCCAGATCCGGCACCAGCACGTCACGCCTCAGGTGACTCACCACCACCCCCGCTTTTCGCAGATCGGAGAACGCCTTCTCGGCCGTTCGGGGCTTCATCCCGGCGATCGAGGCGAGTTCCACCTTCGTCAGCGGAATTCCCAGCGTCCACCCGTGGGCCTCTTCCCGGCCGTAGGTCTGCACCAATTCGGCCAGCACCCGGGCCACCCGTTCGGCGGCCGGGTGGGACAGGAAATCGCGCCGGCGCTGGTTCGCCCAGCGCAGCCGGTCGTTGATCATCCCGATCAATTCGACGAACACGTCGTTGCGCCGGTGCAGGAAGCCCATCAGCTCACCGCTGGTGATCAGCTTCGCGACCACGTCACCGCACGTGACGACGGTGGCCGAGCGCGGTTTCTGGTCCAGCGCGGCCATCTCGCCGACCAGGTCGCCCGCGACCCGGATCGCGAGCAGCGCCGTGTCACCGGTCTCGTCCGTGGTCTGCACCTTGACCACGCCGTCGAGCAGCAGAAGGACATGAGTGTCCTTCGCGTCCTGCTCGATGACTTCGCGGTCGGCCGTGTACCGCACGACCGTGCCGATGTTCAACAGCTCTTGTCGGGTGTTGTCTCGGAGGCGACCCAGGAGGCTGTTGCTGGGCCACCCTGGATCCTGTGTCATCGTGGTCGGCATGGGCAGCATGTGGATCCTGTTACTGTCGTGACCGGCGGGAACTTCCAATGGGCCGACCTGCGTCGGGCGGCAAGTGATGGTCTCCCCGAACGTGCTGCGGACAGTACACCCGAATGGGCGTAACTGGTGTCCTCTTGTTCGGCGTTTTGCCGACCGACCTCCCATTGAAGATCACGTGCGAATGCACGCGCAATACCGAATCGAATGGAATTGCGCAGCTCCCGTGAGGTGGGACGGCCGCCACACCGGGGAACAAGGGGCCGTCGCGGCGACCTTGGACCAGGTGACGCGCCGAGAGGCCGTTGCCATACCGGAACGTACCCAGGAGCCGCACGTGAGCTTGCTCTTCAGCCCGCTGACCGTCCGCGCCGTCACGCTGCCCAACCGCATCGCGGTCAGCCCCATGTGCCAGTACTCCGCCCAGGACGGCCACCCGAACGAGTGGCACCTGGTCCACCTCGGCTCGCGTGCCGTCGGCGGCGCGGGCCTGGTGTTCACCGAGGCGACCGCGGTCCAGGCGGTCGGCCGCATCTCGCCCGAGGACACGGGCCTGTGGGACGACGCGCACGTCGAGTCGTGGCGGCGGGTCGTCGACTTCATCCACGAGCAGGGCTCCGTCGCCGGGGTCCAGCTCGCCCACGCCGGGCGCAAGGGGTCGACCTACGCCCCGTTCGCGGAGCGCCGCGGCGGGGTCGCCGACGCCGACGGCGGGTGGACGCCCGTCGCGCCCAGCGCCGTGCCGTTCCACGACAGCTACCGCACGCCGGCCGAGCTGGACGCCGACGGCATCGCCCGGGTGGTCGCCGACTTCGCCGCCGCGGCGAAGCGCGCGCTGGCGGCCGGCTTCCGGGTGGTCGAGGTGCACGCGGCCCACGGCTACCTCCTGCACGAGTTCCTGTCGCCGCTCGGCAACCACCGCACCGACGCCTACGGCGGCTCCTTCGAGAACCGCACCCGGCTGGTGCGCGAGGTCACCGCCGCCGTCCGGGAAGCCGTGGGCACGGGGGTGCCGGTGTTCGTGCGCATCTCCGCCACCGACTGGGTCGAGGGCGGCTGGACCGGCGAGGACAGCGTCGTGCTGGCACGCGACCTCGCGGCCCTGGGTGCCGACGTGATCGACGTGTCCACCGGGGGCAACACGCCCACGGCCGACATCCCGATCGGACCCGGCTACCAGGTGCCGTTCGCCGAGGCCGTGCGGCGGAAGGCCGACGTGCCCACCGGGGCGGTCGGCATGATCACCGACGCCCGGCAGGCCGAGCAGGTCCTCGCCGATGGCTCGGCCGACCTGGTGCTGCTCGGCCGGGAGTTCCTGCGCGACCCGTACTGGCCGCAGCGCGCGGCTCAGGAGCTGGGGGTGCAGGTCAACCCGCCGAGGCAGTACGCCAGGGCGTAGTAGGGGCCGCTGCAAAGGTCGGGCTGCCGGTCTGGACAACCGGCAGCCCAACCTCAGCAGCGGGTGTTGTGTCTGTCAGCGACGGTAGTCGTCGTATTCGTCGTCCGACGGGTCGTCGAAGCGTTCTTCGCTTCGGCGACCACCAGCGGACTCGCCGCCGGACAGCTCGCGTTGCAAGGCGTCGACGTCGATGTTGTGAGAGCTGTATTTGAGCTCCCGCGCCACCTTGGTCTGCTTGGCCTTCGCTCGGCCGCGCCCCATGGCTCGACCCCCTCGCACAGGGACGGGGGCGGCCGGGGGAACGGCGGCCCCACTCGTCTCGACAACTAGTTCCTGGTAACTACCGTACCGTGTCGAAGGGGTTCCCCGCGACGCGGTAGGCGTGACACGTACCGCCAAATCTCCGCGTGGGAGGATGCGCGGGTGCCTCGACCGTTCGTCGCCTACCTCAGGGTGTACGAACCGCTGTCGGCTCTTGACGCACCGTTGGCGGATCAGGTGCGGAAAGCCCTGGAAGACGGGGCGTTGAGCCGTGCGGACGTCGGCGCGCGCGAACGGGAGCTGTGGTTGCGATCACAGCTGGCCCGGCCGCGCCGCCTCCTGCCCGGTGAGCGGTCGGACGGCAGCGTCGCCCCCGACGCGCCGTTCGACGTGATGACCATCAGCCCCGCCGAGGTGCCGGGAGAGGTCGGCCCCGGTCCGCTGGTCTGCCCGCTGGACCTGCGCGCCCGGTCGGCCGCCGCGCTGGTCGGCTTCCTCGCCACGGCCACCGGGCCGCTGCGCGAGGAGGCGCTGGCGGTGGAGCCGGAGGCGATCCGGTCGCGGGCGTCGGCGGTGATGGCCGAGCTGACCGCGGGCGCGGTGCACGTCATCTCGACCACCTGGACGGTGCCGCTGCCGTGGTTCGCGCTGGTCGAGCCGGAGGCGCGGCGGGTGGTGCTGGCACCCAGGGACGACCCCGAGCGGCAGGTGTCGTGGCGGGTGTCCATGGCGGACGCCCGCGAGCGGGTGGCCAGGGCGCACCGGGTGGTGTCCGGCTCGCTGGGCGACGCGGGCCCGGCCAAGGTGCTCGCCGACACCGGGCGCTGGCTCGACCACTTCGCGCCGGACTCGGCCGTCGAGCTCGACTACGGCGGCCTGGTGCAGCTCATCGAGGACCAGGACCTGCTTGAGGACAGCTCGGCGACGGACGTCAACGCGATCGTGGACGCGCTGGAGACCGGTGACGCCGAGGAGGTCGCCCTCCGGTACGAGCGGCTACGGGAGTTCTGGGGCGAGCTGGCGCGCCGCGAACGGCACGGCTAGCAGCACGCGGGCCCCCACGGCCGCCGCGGCGGCCAGCAGCAGGGCGGCGGGCCACCCGACGGCCACCGCGACCCACCCGGCCAGCGGGGGCGTGACGGTGGCGCTGACGTAGTTGGCGGTGTTCTGCATGCCCAGGGCGGTGCCGGTGCGGCCGGGAGGCGCCAGCTCGCCCGCGGCGGTGATCGCGACGCCGTTCCAGCACAGCCCCAGCGCGGCGGTCGGGACCAGCACGGCGGCCAGCAGCCAGACCGGGGCCCGGTCCAGCGCCGCGCACAGCGCGAACCCGACCGCGATCAGCACGCTCAGCACCTTCAGCGGCCCGACCCGGGTGGCCGACCGGTCCGACCAGACGCCCACGACCAGCCGGCCGACACCGCCGCTGACCTGGGCGGCGGCGAACAGCCCGGCGGCCGCCCCGACGGCCACGCCGCGGTGGTCGTGCAGCAGCTCGACCATGAGCGCGGCGGCGGTGAACTGGGGCACGACCAGCAGGCCGCCGGCCGTGCTGAGCCGGATCAGGTCCGGGTCCTTGAGCACGACCCCGTGCCGACCCCGGCCGGACCGCACGGCCCACGGCGGCTCCCGGACCCACAGCACCACGGCGATCGCGACGAACCCGGTGCAGCCCGCGAGCACCAGGAACGCCACCGGCACGCCCGCGTGCAGCGCGACCACCGGCAGCACCGCGGCGGCCAGGGCCGCGCCGAGCGGCGTGGCGGTCTGCCGGATGCCCATGGCGAACCCGCGCCGCTGCGCGGGGAACCAGGTCAGCACCGCCCGACCGCTGGCCGCGTTCACGCTCGCGCCGAACAACCCCACGCCCACCAGCGCCAACCCCGCCACCACGGGCCCGTCGACCGCGGCCAGGGCCAGGCACCCGGCCGCGCCGAAGCCGCCGATGGCCATGACCAGCCGCTCGCCGCGCCGGTCGGCCGCCGCGCCCCACAGCACGAGGGTGAGCGCGGTGC is a window from the Saccharothrix saharensis genome containing:
- a CDS encoding NADH:flavin oxidoreductase/NADH oxidase; this translates as MSLLFSPLTVRAVTLPNRIAVSPMCQYSAQDGHPNEWHLVHLGSRAVGGAGLVFTEATAVQAVGRISPEDTGLWDDAHVESWRRVVDFIHEQGSVAGVQLAHAGRKGSTYAPFAERRGGVADADGGWTPVAPSAVPFHDSYRTPAELDADGIARVVADFAAAAKRALAAGFRVVEVHAAHGYLLHEFLSPLGNHRTDAYGGSFENRTRLVREVTAAVREAVGTGVPVFVRISATDWVEGGWTGEDSVVLARDLAALGADVIDVSTGGNTPTADIPIGPGYQVPFAEAVRRKADVPTGAVGMITDARQAEQVLADGSADLVLLGREFLRDPYWPQRAAQELGVQVNPPRQYARA
- a CDS encoding DUF3073 domain-containing protein; protein product: MGRGRAKAKQTKVARELKYSSHNIDVDALQRELSGGESAGGRRSEERFDDPSDDEYDDYRR
- a CDS encoding ATP-binding protein, producing the protein MTDDAAGPPAAVGNHVSGAVSGPVVQAGHIGHLHLRPDAPVALAGLPPSEPAFTGRARDLATLAQALTSPRPVLVTAVAGVAGVGKTTLAVRAASRFAGGVLFIDLRGYSANPVQPAEALSVFLHALGVPGEHVPPDAAARANLYRSVLAGRAEPVLVLADNASSADQVRPLLPGGGAHRVLITSREVLGELSAHQVRVDVLPPAEAEELIRAAVRTRNPDRVLDGPVAELARLCGHLPLALGIVAALLAEDADLSVPDLVGLVATATNRLDELAYAGNYAVRAAFELSYQRLGGAERRMFRLLSLNPGARTSAEAAAALVGEPVGRAKRLLAGLKRAHMVEPVGPGRVRFHDLLRIFAEECLARDEPDPRAAFDRLLDHYVTATRRATPRWIEVERSNLVAAVELADDDRAVDLALAIGRTFAPQERWDDWESTYRAAVAAARRRERTADEGTLLNRLAMLVLEQRRFTEARELCDRAMAAHRTVGNRHGVAVTWNNLGDLALDRHDFGEAEHHYTAAEALFRELGDSHWQAIVLNHLGTLQAWRRDLDGARDLFRHAMLLYRSLGEERGGARALTNLGNVALQTGDLAEARSSSLRALATFRALGDRLGAAKVLVNLGIVHERARMPDKAREYWAEARDVFRGFGDLESASHVERWLAELDRQR
- a CDS encoding MFS transporter; translation: MAQRRSTSPGHRWVVLAVGAVAQGTNAAVFLGLPAITPQLRAHFDLSLPQVGMLLGAVNLGTALTLVLWGAAADRRGERLVMAIGGFGAAGCLALAAVDGPVVAGLALVGVGLFGASVNAASGRAVLTWFPAQRRGFAMGIRQTATPLGAALAAAVLPVVALHAGVPVAFLVLAGCTGFVAIAVVLWVREPPWAVRSGRGRHGVVLKDPDLIRLSTAGGLLVVPQFTAAALMVELLHDHRGVAVGAAAGLFAAAQVSGGVGRLVVGVWSDRSATRVGPLKVLSVLIAVGFALCAALDRAPVWLLAAVLVPTAALGLCWNGVAITAAGELAPPGRTGTALGMQNTANYVSATVTPPLAGWVAVAVGWPAALLLAAAAAVGARVLLAVPFAARQLAPELP
- the iolD gene encoding 3D-(3,5/4)-trihydroxycyclohexane-1,2-dione acylhydrolase (decyclizing), which codes for MRLTTAQALVRWLTAQRTELPDGREAPLFPGVFAIFGHGNVLALGNALEESRRALPVWRGHNEQGMALAAVGVAKATHRRQVGVATSSIGPGALNMVTAAGVAHANRLPLLLLPGDTFTSRAPDPVLQQVEHFGDPSTTVNDAFRAVSRYFDRVTRPEQLLNTLPQAARVLTDPADCGPVVLALPQDVQAESFDFPDALFAPVVHRPQRPRPDTRALAEATTALRGARRPLLVLGGGVRYSRAAGRAIRFAEQHAVPVTETTAGRTEVPHDHPLHAGPLGITGSASANALAARADVVLAVGTRLQDFTTASWTVFAPDVRIVSLNTARFDAVKHGALALVADADEGLRELTDALGDWRADADWAARAAEERGKWDAHVDGLRTPAGTPTYAQVVGVVNEESTPEDYVLTASGGLPGELIGGWRALGEATMDVEYGFSCMGYELAGAWGAAIARPDGVVTSLLGDGSYLMLNSELFSAAFAGHGFVAVVCDNDGYAVIHRLQTGNGGAGFNNLYDDVRTAHARPPRTDFAAHAAAMGCATFPVDDLGGLRAAYRRAREVAKTEHRPAVVVIRTHPSAWTEAGAWWEVGVPDVAHRPEITAAHDDVAAGKAKQIRYL
- a CDS encoding Crp/Fnr family transcriptional regulator, encoding MTQDPGWPSNSLLGRLRDNTRQELLNIGTVVRYTADREVIEQDAKDTHVLLLLDGVVKVQTTDETGDTALLAIRVAGDLVGEMAALDQKPRSATVVTCGDVVAKLITSGELMGFLHRRNDVFVELIGMINDRLRWANQRRRDFLSHPAAERVARVLAELVQTYGREEAHGWTLGIPLTKVELASIAGMKPRTAEKAFSDLRKAGVVVSHLRRDVLVPDLAGLRKFAGF